Proteins encoded by one window of uncultured Bacteroides sp.:
- a CDS encoding N-6 DNA methylase translates to MSLEVQIKDNKIFAPLKDKWLVMKPEEKVRQEYICRLVKNYGFSLNQMDQEIQVSNSQRGQGSARADIVIWRNVNDKQESKSPIIVVECKAEHITVREEDYFQGYNYASWAGADFFVTTNLKETRIFRVLKGTLPKKLDEIVDIPNAQIANNSKKVEELLKQTKAFTRDEFSKLLFKCHNIIRNNDKLSPEAAFDEISKILFIKIRYERENTESQIFSKERFEINRKSYENLNKEMGVKDAIPFYQNLFEKTKIDFKDDDLFEPNEILRIRENSFEAIVKELQIYNLSTTSDDVKGIAFEQFLGKTFRGELGQFFTPRTIVDFMVDVLDPMEGETICDPCCGSGGFLIKTFEYVRAKIEAEIHTAKEKIKAEYYNDEYLKMSEKQKADIDEKVTDLFNKLNYELDINNNNSRLRTLSYDCIFGTDANPRMSRTAKMNMIMHGDGHGGVHHNDGLLNVNGIFENRFDLILTNPPFGSRVEKSLKITEADKYTDEARIAKYRERYGEAYDKALKQVNDNIGKSLLSLYKTGDMSSLTEVLFIERCLNLLKPGGRMGIVLPEGVLNNTNLQKVRDFVESKAKILLITSIPQDVFIASGATVKPSLLFFKKFSEAEKAEYARITRKAEKEIVTKYIEQIKAIKEKLADKTLTAKDKKPWKAEQKQLEERMTADIKATIKRDFDYEIPIAEVEKAGISSTGAEIENELKPLAEEFKAYASTKQLWKNKFETVSYDVTSDNQIYRMVAGEPQEFYGKQDE, encoded by the coding sequence ATGTCATTAGAAGTTCAGATTAAAGACAACAAGATATTTGCTCCTTTGAAGGACAAATGGTTGGTGATGAAGCCCGAAGAGAAAGTTCGTCAGGAATACATTTGCCGATTGGTGAAGAACTACGGCTTTTCATTAAACCAAATGGATCAGGAAATACAGGTGAGCAACTCGCAACGCGGTCAAGGAAGTGCACGTGCCGATATTGTTATCTGGAGAAATGTAAATGACAAACAGGAAAGCAAGAGTCCTATCATTGTGGTGGAATGCAAAGCGGAGCATATTACCGTACGCGAAGAAGATTATTTTCAGGGTTATAATTATGCTTCGTGGGCAGGGGCAGATTTCTTTGTGACTACTAACCTGAAAGAAACACGTATTTTCAGAGTATTGAAAGGCACACTGCCTAAAAAGCTAGACGAAATTGTAGATATACCCAATGCTCAGATTGCTAATAACAGCAAAAAGGTTGAAGAGTTACTGAAACAAACCAAAGCGTTTACCCGCGACGAATTTTCAAAATTGCTGTTTAAATGCCATAACATTATCCGTAACAACGACAAACTGTCTCCGGAAGCAGCTTTTGACGAAATCAGTAAAATTCTGTTTATCAAAATACGGTACGAAAGAGAAAATACTGAAAGTCAGATTTTCTCTAAAGAAAGATTTGAAATTAATAGAAAAAGTTACGAAAACTTGAACAAAGAAATGGGGGTTAAAGATGCCATCCCATTCTATCAGAACCTATTTGAAAAAACAAAAATTGATTTCAAGGATGATGATTTATTCGAACCAAATGAAATTCTTCGAATTAGAGAAAATAGTTTTGAAGCTATTGTGAAAGAGCTTCAGATTTACAACCTTTCTACTACTTCCGACGATGTAAAAGGGATAGCCTTTGAGCAATTTTTGGGAAAAACATTCCGTGGTGAATTAGGCCAGTTCTTCACACCACGTACCATTGTGGATTTTATGGTGGATGTACTCGACCCAATGGAAGGCGAAACCATTTGTGACCCTTGCTGTGGTAGTGGTGGATTTCTGATTAAAACCTTTGAATATGTACGTGCCAAAATAGAAGCTGAAATACATACCGCCAAAGAGAAAATCAAAGCAGAATACTATAATGACGAGTATCTTAAAATGTCGGAAAAACAAAAAGCCGACATTGATGAAAAGGTTACTGATTTGTTTAATAAACTAAATTATGAGCTTGATATTAACAACAATAATAGTCGTCTGCGTACTCTCTCCTACGACTGTATATTCGGAACAGATGCCAATCCACGTATGAGCCGTACAGCCAAGATGAACATGATTATGCACGGCGACGGACATGGAGGTGTACATCACAACGATGGATTACTGAATGTAAACGGTATATTTGAAAACCGTTTTGATTTGATATTGACCAACCCACCTTTCGGCTCACGAGTAGAAAAAAGTCTAAAGATTACCGAAGCTGATAAATATACCGATGAAGCTCGTATAGCCAAATACCGCGAGCGTTACGGAGAGGCTTATGATAAGGCTTTAAAGCAAGTAAACGACAATATCGGAAAGTCATTACTTAGTCTTTATAAAACAGGCGATATGAGTTCCCTTACAGAAGTACTGTTTATAGAACGCTGCTTAAATCTGCTGAAACCCGGTGGACGTATGGGTATAGTATTGCCTGAAGGTGTATTGAATAATACCAACCTACAAAAGGTACGTGATTTTGTGGAAAGTAAAGCCAAAATACTGTTAATTACTTCCATACCACAAGATGTATTCATAGCCAGTGGTGCTACAGTAAAACCAAGTTTATTGTTCTTTAAAAAGTTCTCTGAAGCAGAGAAAGCAGAATATGCACGGATTACTAGAAAAGCAGAAAAAGAAATTGTCACTAAGTACATTGAGCAGATCAAAGCCATCAAAGAAAAATTAGCAGACAAAACGCTTACTGCTAAAGATAAAAAACCTTGGAAGGCTGAACAAAAACAGCTGGAAGAAAGAATGACTGCTGACATAAAAGCCACCATTAAGCGTGACTTTGATTACGAGATACCGATAGCCGAAGTAGAAAAAGCAGGGATTAGCAGTACGGGAGCCGAAATAGAAAATGAATTAAAACCTCTGGCTGAAGAATTTAAAGCTTATGCATCTACCAAACAACTATGGAAAAATAAGTTTGAAACAGTAAGCTATGATGTTACTTCAGATAATCAGATTTACAGAATGGTAGCAGGAGAGCCACAGGAATTTTATGGAAAGCAAGATGAGTGA